One region of Anaeromyxobacter paludicola genomic DNA includes:
- a CDS encoding 2-oxoacid:acceptor oxidoreductase family protein → MGPTEIKIGGLGGQGVILGGIIIGKAAALFDDKHSCLTQAFGPEARGSACSAQVVVDTSPILYPYVHRPHLMVAMSQDAFVKFSPELRPDGTLLIEEDLVKPAGLPPTVKVYAVPATRIAEELGKKMVLNIVMVGFFTAVTGLVSEQAAREAVKDSVPPATVELNMKAFDRGYAYGKQLLAAKA, encoded by the coding sequence ATGGGTCCCACGGAGATCAAGATCGGCGGCCTCGGCGGCCAGGGCGTCATCCTCGGCGGCATCATCATCGGCAAGGCGGCGGCGCTCTTCGACGACAAGCACTCCTGCCTCACCCAGGCCTTCGGGCCGGAGGCGCGCGGCTCGGCGTGCAGCGCCCAGGTGGTGGTGGACACGAGCCCCATCCTCTACCCGTACGTCCACCGGCCGCACCTCATGGTGGCGATGTCGCAGGACGCCTTCGTGAAGTTCTCGCCGGAGCTCCGGCCGGACGGCACGCTCCTCATCGAGGAGGACCTCGTGAAGCCGGCCGGGCTGCCGCCGACGGTGAAGGTCTACGCCGTCCCGGCGACGCGCATCGCCGAGGAGCTCGGCAAGAAGATGGTGCTCAACATCGTCATGGTGGGCTTCTTCACCGCCGTGACCGGGCTCGTGAGCGAGCAGGCCGCGCGCGAGGCGGTGAAGGACTCGGTCCCGCCCGCCACCGTCGAGCTCAACATGAAGGCGTTCGACCGCGGCTACGCCTACGGGAAGCAGCTGCTCGCCGCGAAGGCGTAG
- a CDS encoding 2-oxoacid:ferredoxin oxidoreductase subunit beta, which translates to METTTNGQNGAPALPLYTKKDFESGVDPRWCPGCGDFSIINQVQKLLPTVGVPREKIVFISGIGCSSRFPYYMNNYGMHTLHGRAPSFASGLKVSRPDLMVWVITGDGDALAIGGNHFIHAMRRNMDIKLVMFNNRIYGLTKGQVSPTSELGKKTKTTPYGSPDYPFNPPALALGAGATFVARTVDVEGAHMGGVLKAAAEHKGSTYVEVYQNCPVFNDGAYTYMTEKAVRADSILRMEQGKPLLFGKDGKKGIRFNPQTVHLEVVTVGENGITEKDILVHDATHEDPTIAFMLANLTGKPGFPTPIGVFRDVRQPTCDELTWQQIAEVKEKKGEPTLEKLLASGETWTVK; encoded by the coding sequence ATGGAAACCACGACCAACGGCCAGAACGGCGCCCCCGCGCTGCCCCTCTACACCAAGAAGGACTTCGAGTCCGGCGTCGATCCGCGCTGGTGCCCGGGCTGCGGCGACTTCTCGATCATCAACCAGGTCCAGAAGCTGCTGCCGACGGTGGGCGTCCCTCGCGAGAAGATCGTCTTCATCTCCGGCATCGGCTGCTCGAGCCGCTTCCCGTACTACATGAACAACTACGGGATGCACACGCTCCACGGCCGGGCCCCGAGCTTCGCCTCGGGCCTCAAGGTGTCGCGGCCGGACCTGATGGTGTGGGTGATCACCGGTGACGGCGACGCGCTCGCCATCGGCGGCAACCACTTCATCCACGCGATGCGGCGCAACATGGACATCAAGCTGGTGATGTTCAACAACCGCATCTACGGCCTCACCAAGGGGCAGGTCTCGCCGACCTCCGAGCTCGGCAAGAAGACCAAGACCACCCCGTACGGCTCGCCCGACTACCCGTTCAACCCGCCCGCCCTGGCGCTCGGCGCCGGCGCCACCTTCGTCGCCCGCACCGTGGACGTGGAGGGCGCGCACATGGGTGGCGTGCTCAAGGCGGCGGCCGAGCACAAGGGCAGCACCTACGTCGAGGTCTACCAGAACTGCCCGGTGTTCAACGACGGCGCCTACACCTACATGACCGAGAAGGCCGTCCGCGCCGACTCGATCCTGCGGATGGAGCAGGGCAAGCCCCTCCTCTTCGGCAAGGACGGCAAGAAGGGCATCCGGTTCAACCCGCAGACGGTGCACCTCGAGGTGGTGACCGTCGGCGAGAACGGGATCACCGAGAAGGACATCCTGGTCCACGACGCGACGCACGAGGATCCGACCATCGCCTTCATGCTCGCGAACCTCACCGGCAAGCCCGGCTTCCCCACGCCGATCGGCGTCTTCCGCGACGTGCGGCAGCCGACCTGCGACGAGCTCACCTGGCAGCAGATCGCCGAGGTGAAGGAGAAGAAGGGCGAGCCGACGCTCGAGAAGCTGCTGGCGAGCGGCGAGACCTGGACCGTGAAGTGA
- a CDS encoding FAD-binding oxidoreductase, with product MSLAPEVLEALVRALGPEKVSADRERLEPYGRDESELGLYPPDALVLAAGAEDVRRVFEVASRHRVPVVPVGARSGKSGGTLALRGGIALSLERMDRILEIRAEDLTARVEPGVITGRFQAAVEASGLFYPPDPNSLDLCTLGGNVAENAGGPRALKYGVTREYVLGLEVVLPTGEVLRTGKRSIKGVAGYDLTALFVGSEGTLGVVTGITLKLLPRPRHVATALVCFRSVEDASRAVARVLSEGVIPRCLELLDDVALRACARTSPFRFPEEAGAALLVETDGNDEEQVFAEIARVAEAVAGDAAGEVIVAQNEAQRREIWETRKYLSVNLKALHPRKLSEDVAVPRSRIPEMVAVTREIGRRHGFEVATYGHAGDGNLHANVLFDAEEERPRVEAAVGEVLRAAVDLGGTITGEHGVGLAKRDFLEYEQGAEQVALQRRLKAVFDPLGILNPGKIFPERG from the coding sequence ATGAGCCTCGCCCCCGAGGTCCTGGAGGCCCTGGTCCGGGCGCTCGGGCCGGAGAAGGTGAGCGCGGACCGGGAGCGGCTCGAGCCGTACGGCCGGGACGAGTCGGAGCTGGGGCTCTACCCGCCCGACGCGCTGGTGCTCGCCGCGGGCGCCGAGGACGTGCGCCGGGTCTTCGAGGTGGCGAGCCGCCACCGGGTGCCGGTGGTGCCGGTGGGCGCCCGCTCCGGCAAGTCGGGCGGCACGCTCGCCCTGCGCGGCGGGATCGCGCTCTCGCTCGAGCGGATGGACCGGATCCTCGAGATCCGGGCCGAGGACCTCACCGCGCGCGTCGAGCCGGGCGTGATCACCGGCCGCTTCCAGGCGGCGGTGGAGGCGAGCGGGCTCTTCTACCCGCCCGACCCCAACTCGCTCGACCTCTGCACGCTCGGCGGCAACGTGGCCGAGAACGCCGGCGGGCCGCGGGCGCTCAAGTACGGGGTCACGCGCGAGTACGTGCTGGGGCTGGAGGTGGTGCTGCCCACCGGCGAGGTGCTCCGCACCGGGAAGCGCAGCATCAAGGGGGTCGCCGGGTACGACCTCACCGCGCTCTTCGTGGGCAGCGAGGGGACGCTCGGGGTGGTCACCGGGATCACCCTCAAGCTGTTGCCCCGGCCGCGCCACGTGGCGACGGCGCTGGTCTGCTTTCGCTCGGTGGAGGACGCGTCGCGGGCGGTCGCGCGGGTGCTCTCCGAGGGCGTGATCCCGCGCTGCCTGGAGCTCCTCGACGACGTGGCGCTCCGGGCCTGCGCCCGCACCTCGCCGTTCCGCTTCCCCGAGGAGGCCGGCGCGGCGCTGCTCGTGGAGACCGACGGCAACGACGAGGAGCAGGTCTTCGCGGAGATCGCCCGCGTCGCGGAGGCGGTGGCGGGCGACGCGGCCGGGGAGGTGATCGTCGCCCAGAACGAGGCGCAGCGGCGCGAGATCTGGGAGACCCGCAAGTACCTCTCGGTGAACCTGAAGGCGCTCCACCCGAGGAAGCTCTCGGAGGACGTCGCGGTGCCGCGCTCGCGCATCCCGGAGATGGTGGCCGTCACCCGCGAGATCGGGCGGCGCCACGGCTTCGAGGTCGCGACCTACGGCCACGCCGGCGACGGCAACCTGCACGCCAACGTGCTCTTCGACGCCGAGGAGGAGCGGCCCCGGGTGGAGGCGGCGGTGGGCGAGGTGCTGCGGGCGGCGGTGGACCTCGGCGGCACCATCACCGGCGAGCACGGGGTGGGGCTCGCGAAGCGCGACTTCCTCGAGTACGAGCAGGGCGCCGAGCAGGTGGCGCTGCAGCGGCGGCTCAAGGCGGTGTTCGATCCGCTCGGGATCCTGAACCCGGGGAAGATCTTCCCGGAGCGGGGCTGA
- a CDS encoding 2-oxoacid:acceptor oxidoreductase subunit alpha, whose translation MSNASSPGVLTGSHYLDGDHACSEGAIAAGCRFAAGYPITPSTEVVERIAQRFPQVGGRFLQFEDELAASIALLGGAWGGAKALTVTSGPGFSLMMEHLGYAAITETPCVYVDVQRAGPSTGLPTQPAQGDMMQARFGSHGDYRIIALCPNSPQECFDLTVEAFNLAEEFRVPVLVMLDEVVGHMTEKVVIPSAERIPVTPRKFTKKTPGTFKLFEPAEGTLVPEMAMPGQGHRIHVTGLTHDERGYPAMTVAAQEKMQRRLFDKIVLNADRIVRWEEKHLDDAEVVVVSYGITSRIAEKAIQAARDQGVKVGSFRLITAWPFPEKQIIELSRKVKAFVVPELNMGQMMLEVERIAGGRCKTVGVPHVGGTVHNPEVILNAILEAVR comes from the coding sequence ATGTCCAACGCCAGCTCCCCCGGAGTCCTTACCGGCAGCCACTACCTCGACGGCGACCACGCCTGCAGCGAGGGCGCCATCGCCGCCGGCTGCCGCTTCGCCGCCGGCTACCCCATCACCCCGTCCACCGAGGTGGTGGAGCGCATCGCCCAGCGCTTCCCGCAGGTCGGCGGCCGCTTCCTCCAGTTCGAGGACGAGCTCGCCGCCTCCATCGCCCTGCTCGGCGGCGCCTGGGGCGGCGCCAAGGCCCTCACCGTCACCTCCGGCCCGGGCTTCTCGCTCATGATGGAGCACCTCGGCTACGCCGCCATCACCGAGACCCCCTGCGTCTACGTCGACGTGCAGCGCGCCGGCCCCTCCACCGGCCTCCCGACGCAGCCGGCGCAGGGCGACATGATGCAGGCCCGCTTCGGCTCGCACGGCGACTACCGGATCATCGCCCTCTGCCCCAACTCGCCGCAGGAGTGCTTCGACCTCACCGTCGAGGCGTTCAACCTGGCGGAGGAGTTCCGGGTCCCGGTGCTGGTGATGCTCGACGAGGTGGTCGGCCACATGACCGAGAAGGTGGTCATCCCGTCCGCGGAGCGGATCCCGGTCACCCCGCGCAAGTTCACCAAGAAGACGCCCGGCACCTTCAAGCTCTTCGAGCCCGCCGAGGGGACCCTCGTCCCCGAGATGGCGATGCCGGGCCAGGGCCACCGCATCCACGTCACCGGCCTGACCCACGACGAGCGCGGCTACCCGGCCATGACCGTCGCGGCGCAGGAGAAGATGCAGCGCCGGCTCTTCGACAAGATCGTCCTCAACGCCGACCGGATCGTGCGGTGGGAGGAGAAGCACCTCGACGACGCCGAGGTGGTGGTGGTGAGCTACGGCATCACCTCCCGGATCGCCGAGAAGGCCATCCAGGCGGCGCGCGATCAGGGCGTGAAGGTCGGCTCGTTCCGGCTCATCACCGCCTGGCCCTTCCCGGAGAAGCAGATCATCGAGCTCTCGCGCAAGGTGAAGGCCTTCGTGGTGCCGGAGCTCAACATGGGCCAGATGATGCTCGAGGTGGAGCGCATCGCCGGCGGCCGCTGCAAGACCGTCGGGGTCCCGCACGTCGGCGGCACCGTCCACAACCCCGAGGTCATCCTCAACGCCATCCTGGAGGCCGTTCGATGA
- a CDS encoding SDR family NAD(P)-dependent oxidoreductase translates to MSVDVRPFGAVVTGGGRGIGAAVAAALTRAGGRVTVAARSLAQLEAVVRRGDAAMAARCDVTREAEVAELVAAHEARVGACDVLVCCAGILERGLVERLAPERFRAVLEVNLTGAFLCARAALPGMKGRRRGRIVNVASISGTLGTPEGSAYNASKWGLIGFTKSLAEELRGAGVQALSVSPGSVDTEMLRETPFEPQMTPAEVAKVIAFCALEAPDAMNGANVEVFG, encoded by the coding sequence GTGAGCGTGGACGTCCGCCCCTTCGGCGCGGTGGTGACCGGCGGCGGCCGCGGCATCGGCGCGGCGGTCGCGGCGGCGCTGACGCGCGCCGGCGGGCGGGTCACGGTGGCGGCGCGATCGCTGGCGCAGCTCGAGGCGGTGGTGCGGCGCGGCGACGCCGCCATGGCGGCGCGGTGCGACGTCACCCGGGAGGCGGAGGTGGCGGAGCTCGTCGCCGCGCACGAGGCCCGGGTGGGCGCGTGCGACGTGCTCGTCTGCTGCGCCGGGATCCTCGAGCGCGGCCTCGTCGAGCGGCTCGCGCCGGAGCGGTTCCGCGCCGTGCTCGAGGTGAACCTCACCGGGGCCTTCCTCTGCGCCCGGGCGGCGCTGCCCGGCATGAAGGGGCGGCGGCGCGGGCGCATCGTCAACGTCGCCTCCATCTCCGGCACCCTGGGCACGCCCGAGGGGAGCGCCTACAACGCGTCGAAGTGGGGGCTCATCGGCTTCACCAAGTCGCTCGCCGAGGAGCTGCGCGGCGCCGGCGTGCAGGCGCTCTCGGTCTCGCCCGGCTCGGTGGACACGGAGATGCTGCGGGAGACGCCGTTCGAGCCGCAGATGACCCCCGCCGAGGTGGCGAAGGTGATCGCCTTCTGCGCGCTCGAGGCGCCCGACGCCATGAACGGCGCCAACGTGGAGGTCTTCGGATGA
- a CDS encoding 4Fe-4S dicluster domain-containing protein translates to MTTETAPAAKKDKKFRGVVVVNREHCKGCGFCVEFCPLEALDLEAGYNAKGYHPPFLAKPEKCNGCDMCGLYCPDFAIYGYREKLEGAAA, encoded by the coding sequence ATGACGACGGAGACCGCGCCAGCGGCCAAGAAGGACAAGAAGTTCCGCGGGGTCGTGGTGGTGAACCGCGAGCACTGCAAGGGCTGCGGCTTCTGCGTGGAGTTCTGCCCCCTCGAGGCCCTCGACCTCGAGGCCGGCTACAACGCCAAGGGCTACCACCCCCCGTTCCTCGCGAAGCCCGAGAAGTGCAACGGCTGCGACATGTGCGGCCTCTACTGCCCCGACTTCGCCATCTACGGCTACCGCGAGAAGCTCGAAGGCGCGGCCGCCTGA
- a CDS encoding 2-oxoacid:ferredoxin oxidoreductase subunit beta → MSAPVRENPVDKYLRKERMPSIWCPGCGIGTTVNCFTRALDASGFDLEKVAVVSGIGCTGRVAGYLKLDSFHTTHGRAIPFATGLKLARPDLNVVVYSGDGDLSAIGGNHLIHAARRNADLLVVCVNNFTYGMTGGQVTPTTPNPAIASTTPYGAYEQSFNLPHLVASCGGVFVARWTAYHVRQIAKTMGEALSKKGFRFIEIIAPCPTLYLRRNKLGEGLDEMKFYQEKSVVMNGADTREVGLDFRDEIPVGKFVDIERPTLEEAMEARLSKALGTKYVPYTSPGKA, encoded by the coding sequence ATGAGCGCGCCCGTTCGTGAGAACCCGGTCGACAAGTACCTGCGCAAGGAGCGCATGCCGAGCATCTGGTGCCCGGGCTGCGGCATCGGCACCACGGTGAACTGCTTCACGCGCGCCCTCGACGCCTCCGGCTTCGACCTCGAGAAGGTGGCGGTGGTGAGCGGCATCGGGTGCACCGGCCGCGTGGCGGGCTACCTCAAGCTCGACTCGTTCCACACCACCCACGGCCGCGCCATCCCGTTCGCGACCGGCCTCAAGCTGGCCCGCCCGGACCTGAACGTGGTGGTCTACTCCGGCGACGGCGACCTCTCGGCCATCGGCGGCAACCACCTCATCCACGCCGCCCGGCGCAACGCCGACCTCCTCGTGGTCTGCGTGAACAACTTCACGTACGGCATGACCGGCGGCCAGGTGACCCCCACCACGCCCAACCCGGCCATCGCCTCGACCACGCCCTACGGCGCCTACGAGCAGTCCTTCAACCTGCCCCACCTGGTCGCGTCCTGCGGCGGCGTCTTCGTCGCGCGCTGGACCGCCTACCACGTGCGGCAGATCGCGAAGACCATGGGCGAGGCGCTCTCGAAGAAGGGCTTCCGCTTCATCGAGATCATCGCCCCCTGCCCCACCCTGTACCTGCGCCGCAACAAGCTCGGCGAGGGGCTCGACGAGATGAAGTTCTACCAGGAGAAGAGCGTGGTGATGAACGGCGCCGACACCCGCGAGGTCGGGCTCGACTTCCGCGACGAGATCCCGGTCGGGAAGTTCGTCGACATCGAGCGCCCCACGCTCGAGGAGGCGATGGAGGCGCGCCTGTCGAAGGCGCTCGGCACGAAGTACGTCCCCTACACCTCGCCGGGCAAGGCCTAG
- a CDS encoding sensor histidine kinase: MSLRLQITLLFGAILVLTMSTAAGVGERIAARAVEQAVRDRSLEVARSIRGDLDLSHDVSRGFDPARAADRLTAALRRHRNIRAAELAIRHPGVDDVIRIQFTTAGPETLFAQREYDFPDQPAALLVGSGEARAWQVDLPVKDSYGRTVAALRVETFVSDAESLAEKERRAFLAVTGVSGLVLVVAFTLILRRMLARPLEALASSMARVEEGALEEVRVPGTGRPDEIGQVARGLEAMLERLRGFNQQLQERVDAATADLAQKNRELAELNDLLVEARRDLGSKEQLAALGQLSGTIAHELGNPLNAISGHVQMLARSAAIPGDEREQLAIVEGEVKRMTAIIRRFLDSARALTPAPEPVEVGALVDEALSLTLSADVRGRLQVAREVPGDLGRVALDPSLVRHVLTNFIANAVDAMAQGGKLTVRARRDDGLLALQVADTGPGIPPEERKRIFEPFYTTKPRGKGTGLGLAICREIASALKGRIEVDSQPGRGATFTLLVPAPPSAPPR; the protein is encoded by the coding sequence ATGTCGCTGCGGCTCCAGATCACCCTCCTCTTCGGCGCCATCCTGGTGCTCACCATGTCCACCGCCGCGGGGGTGGGCGAGCGGATCGCCGCGCGCGCCGTGGAGCAGGCGGTCCGCGACCGCTCGCTCGAGGTGGCGCGCTCCATCCGCGGCGACCTCGACCTGTCGCACGACGTCTCGCGCGGCTTCGATCCGGCCCGCGCCGCCGACCGGCTCACCGCCGCGCTGCGCCGGCACCGGAACATCCGGGCCGCCGAGCTCGCCATCCGCCACCCCGGCGTGGACGACGTCATCCGGATCCAGTTCACCACGGCCGGGCCGGAGACCCTCTTCGCCCAGCGCGAGTACGACTTCCCCGACCAGCCGGCGGCGCTCCTGGTGGGCTCGGGCGAGGCCCGCGCCTGGCAGGTGGACCTGCCGGTGAAGGACTCCTACGGCCGCACCGTGGCCGCCCTGCGCGTCGAGACCTTCGTCTCCGACGCGGAGTCGCTGGCCGAGAAGGAGCGCCGCGCCTTCCTCGCCGTCACCGGCGTCTCCGGCCTCGTGCTGGTGGTCGCCTTCACCCTCATCCTCCGCCGCATGCTCGCCCGCCCGCTCGAGGCGCTGGCGTCGTCGATGGCGCGCGTCGAGGAGGGGGCGCTCGAGGAGGTCCGGGTCCCCGGCACCGGCCGGCCCGACGAGATCGGCCAGGTGGCGCGCGGCCTCGAGGCGATGCTGGAGCGGCTGCGCGGGTTCAACCAGCAGCTCCAGGAGCGGGTGGACGCCGCCACCGCCGACCTCGCCCAGAAGAACCGCGAGCTCGCCGAGCTGAACGACCTGCTCGTCGAGGCCCGGCGCGACCTCGGCAGCAAGGAGCAGCTCGCCGCCCTCGGGCAGCTCTCCGGCACCATCGCCCACGAGCTCGGCAACCCGCTCAACGCCATCAGCGGCCACGTGCAGATGCTGGCCCGCAGCGCGGCCATCCCCGGCGACGAGCGGGAGCAGCTCGCCATCGTCGAGGGCGAGGTGAAGCGGATGACCGCCATCATCCGGCGCTTCCTCGACTCGGCCCGCGCGCTCACGCCGGCGCCGGAGCCGGTGGAGGTCGGGGCGCTGGTGGACGAGGCCCTCTCGCTCACCCTCTCCGCCGACGTGCGCGGCCGGCTGCAGGTCGCGCGCGAGGTGCCGGGCGACCTGGGCCGGGTGGCGCTCGATCCCTCCCTCGTCCGGCACGTGCTCACCAACTTCATCGCCAACGCCGTGGACGCCATGGCCCAGGGGGGCAAGCTCACGGTCCGCGCCCGCCGCGACGACGGGCTCCTCGCCCTCCAGGTGGCCGACACCGGGCCGGGCATCCCGCCGGAGGAGCGCAAGCGGATCTTCGAGCCGTTCTACACCACCAAGCCGCGCGGGAAGGGCACCGGCCTCGGCCTCGCCATCTGCCGCGAGATCGCGAGCGCGCTCAAGGGGCGCATCGAGGTGGACAGCCAGCCCGGGCGCGGCGCCACCTTCACGCTGCTCGTGCCGGCCCCGCCCTCGGCCCCACCGCGTTAG
- a CDS encoding 2-oxoacid:acceptor oxidoreductase subunit alpha: protein MSTPATPSDRKIEQVDTVTIRFVGDSGDGMQLTGTEFTKASALAGNDLATFPDYPAEIRAPAGSLFGVSGYQLNFSSRDIHTPGDAPDVLVAMNPAAFKTNLADLKVGGMLIVNTGAFNAQNLEKAGYKSNPLDDAALKQNYKVFAVDISALTEAALQGSGLSAKEIARCKNYFALGLMFWLYNRDAEHEIGNINKKFAKKPPIAAANVAVFKAGYNFGETSELFHASYEVPAAKLAPGVYRNMTGNYATALGFAAVARQTGRQVFLGSYPITPATEILQEMSNLKEDGVVTFQAEDEIAGIGSAIGAAFGGALACTSTSGPGLALKSEMIGLACITELPLVIVNVQRGGPSTGMPTKTEQADLLFSLYGRHGECPVPVLAAQSPADCFYSAMEAMKIAVKWMTPVILLTDGYLANGSEPFRIPDPSELPKVKVSYQTAANGEAGEFLPYKRDAKLVRPWAVPGTAGLEHRVGGLEKDSLSGMVSYDGANHEKMVRTRAQKVANVVEDVPDVKVSGPEKGKVLLLSWGGTYGSVRTTAEALQAEGKSVAHAHLRWLNPLPKNLGAVLRSYEKVVIPEVNAGQLAFYVRASFPGVDPVQFNRINGKPIKTFELAAAVRELL from the coding sequence ATGTCCACACCAGCCACCCCCAGCGACCGCAAAATCGAGCAGGTCGACACCGTCACCATCCGCTTCGTGGGCGACTCCGGCGACGGCATGCAGCTGACCGGAACCGAGTTCACGAAGGCCTCCGCGCTCGCGGGCAACGACCTCGCGACCTTCCCCGACTATCCGGCCGAGATCCGCGCGCCGGCCGGCTCGCTCTTCGGCGTCTCCGGCTACCAGCTCAACTTCTCCTCCCGCGACATCCACACGCCGGGCGACGCGCCCGACGTGCTCGTGGCCATGAACCCGGCCGCGTTCAAGACCAACCTCGCCGATCTCAAGGTCGGCGGGATGCTGATCGTGAACACCGGCGCCTTCAACGCGCAGAACCTCGAGAAGGCCGGGTACAAGTCGAACCCGCTCGACGACGCGGCGCTGAAGCAGAACTACAAGGTCTTCGCGGTGGACATCAGCGCCCTCACCGAGGCGGCGCTCCAGGGCTCGGGCCTCTCCGCCAAGGAGATCGCCCGCTGCAAGAACTACTTCGCGCTCGGCCTCATGTTCTGGCTCTACAACCGGGACGCCGAGCACGAGATCGGCAACATCAACAAGAAGTTCGCCAAGAAGCCGCCCATCGCCGCGGCCAACGTGGCGGTGTTCAAGGCCGGCTACAACTTCGGCGAGACCTCGGAGCTGTTCCACGCCTCCTACGAGGTCCCGGCGGCGAAGCTCGCGCCCGGCGTCTACCGGAACATGACCGGCAACTACGCCACCGCGCTCGGGTTCGCCGCGGTGGCCCGCCAGACCGGCCGGCAGGTCTTCCTCGGCAGCTACCCCATCACCCCCGCCACCGAGATCCTCCAGGAGATGTCGAACCTGAAGGAGGACGGGGTGGTGACCTTCCAGGCCGAGGACGAGATCGCCGGCATCGGGTCGGCCATCGGCGCGGCCTTCGGCGGCGCGCTCGCCTGCACCAGCACCTCCGGCCCGGGCCTCGCCCTCAAGTCGGAGATGATCGGCCTCGCCTGCATCACCGAGCTGCCGCTCGTCATCGTCAACGTGCAGCGCGGCGGCCCGTCCACCGGCATGCCGACCAAGACCGAGCAGGCCGACCTGCTCTTCTCCCTCTACGGGCGGCACGGCGAGTGCCCGGTCCCGGTGCTCGCGGCGCAGAGCCCCGCCGACTGCTTCTACTCGGCGATGGAGGCGATGAAGATCGCGGTGAAGTGGATGACCCCGGTCATCCTGCTGACCGACGGCTACCTCGCCAACGGCTCCGAGCCGTTCCGTATCCCCGATCCGTCCGAGCTGCCGAAGGTGAAGGTGAGCTACCAGACGGCGGCGAACGGCGAGGCCGGCGAGTTCCTCCCGTACAAGCGCGACGCCAAGCTCGTCCGCCCCTGGGCGGTCCCCGGCACGGCCGGCCTCGAGCACCGCGTCGGCGGCCTCGAGAAGGACTCGCTCTCCGGCATGGTCTCGTACGACGGCGCGAACCACGAGAAGATGGTCCGCACCCGCGCGCAGAAGGTGGCCAACGTCGTCGAGGACGTCCCCGACGTGAAGGTGAGCGGCCCGGAGAAGGGGAAGGTCCTCCTGCTCTCCTGGGGCGGCACCTACGGCTCCGTCCGCACCACCGCCGAGGCGCTCCAGGCGGAGGGGAAGAGCGTGGCCCACGCGCACCTGCGCTGGCTCAACCCGCTGCCGAAGAACCTCGGCGCGGTGCTCCGCAGCTACGAGAAGGTGGTCATCCCCGAGGTGAACGCGGGTCAGCTCGCCTTCTACGTCCGCGCCAGCTTCCCCGGCGTCGATCCGGTGCAGTTCAACCGGATCAACGGCAAGCCCATCAAGACGTTCGAGCTGGCCGCCGCCGTTCGCGAGCTGCTCTAG
- the folE gene encoding GTP cyclohydrolase I, which yields MPARRKGGTARRRPAPARAAVAEATARFLDALALPPGVRRGPDLAATPARVAEAWLEDLVDGYGQDPARILGGAIARAGEDLVAVTGIDYHSVCPHHLLPSRGVAHVAYVPGGKVVGFGQLARLVDCFAHRLVLQEELAADVARALVEHLGARGAACVLEAEQFCMTVRGERRREARAHAQCFLGAFARDEALQRRFLSLTGEPLPEEEPRRRSAGGRRGAR from the coding sequence TTGCCGGCCCGGCGTAAGGGGGGCACGGCCCGGCGGCGCCCCGCGCCCGCCCGCGCGGCGGTGGCCGAGGCGACGGCCCGCTTCCTCGACGCCCTGGCGCTCCCGCCCGGCGTGCGGCGCGGGCCCGACCTCGCCGCCACGCCGGCGCGCGTGGCCGAGGCCTGGCTGGAGGACCTCGTGGACGGCTACGGGCAGGACCCGGCCCGGATCCTCGGCGGGGCGATCGCCCGGGCCGGCGAGGACCTCGTCGCGGTGACCGGCATCGACTACCACTCCGTCTGCCCCCACCACCTCCTGCCCTCGCGCGGCGTGGCCCACGTCGCCTACGTGCCCGGCGGCAAGGTGGTCGGCTTCGGGCAGCTGGCCCGGCTCGTGGACTGCTTCGCCCACCGGCTGGTCCTCCAGGAGGAGCTCGCCGCCGACGTCGCCCGGGCGCTCGTCGAGCACCTCGGCGCCCGCGGCGCGGCCTGCGTGCTCGAGGCGGAGCAGTTCTGCATGACGGTGCGGGGCGAGCGCCGGCGCGAGGCGCGGGCCCACGCGCAGTGCTTCCTCGGCGCGTTCGCCCGCGACGAGGCCCTGCAGCGGCGCTTCCTGTCCCTCACCGGCGAGCCGCTGCCCGAGGAGGAGCCGCGGCGGCGCAGCGCCGGAGGCCGGCGGGGGGCGCGGTGA
- the queD gene encoding 6-carboxytetrahydropterin synthase QueD, with the protein MATIDYTDHRPARLEVEFHFAAAHRLPRYDGPCFRMHGHNYRFLVAVEGDVDPRTGMVADFGRVKELVQEHVVQRVDHRTLNDFLENPTAENIARWIFETLAPRLPGLAEVRLFEIPGCCVVYRGALAGPA; encoded by the coding sequence ATGGCGACCATCGACTACACCGACCACCGCCCGGCTCGCCTGGAGGTGGAGTTCCACTTCGCCGCGGCCCACCGGCTGCCCCGCTACGACGGGCCGTGCTTCCGGATGCACGGCCACAACTACCGCTTCCTCGTCGCGGTGGAGGGGGACGTGGATCCCCGCACCGGCATGGTGGCCGACTTCGGGCGGGTGAAGGAGCTGGTCCAGGAGCACGTGGTCCAGCGGGTGGATCACCGCACCCTGAACGACTTCCTCGAGAACCCGACCGCGGAGAACATCGCCCGCTGGATCTTCGAGACCCTCGCGCCCAGGCTCCCGGGCCTCGCCGAGGTGCGGCTGTTCGAGATCCCGGGCTGCTGCGTGGTCTACCGGGGCGCGCTTGCCGGCCCGGCGTAA